A genomic stretch from Falco cherrug isolate bFalChe1 chromosome 1, bFalChe1.pri, whole genome shotgun sequence includes:
- the LOC102051447 gene encoding urotensin-2 receptor-like — protein MEPNGTAAAGGNASAAGGGGPGGGPLLIPSAFGTVLSVMYVAGVAGNVYTLVVMCHSARCAAPMYSSIVSLALADLLYLSTIPFIVCTYLAQDWYFGDLGCRILLSLDLLTMHASIFTLTLMCTERYLAVTRPLDTLKRSRGYRKVTAGAVWSVSLLLTLPMMLMVTLTEGGKAEGKVKRMCAPTWSVDAYRTYLTVLFSTSIMAPGIIIGFLYTRLARTYLESQRNPPHKEKSKRSPRQKVLIMIFSIVLVFWACFLPFWIWQLVRLYSSSLQLTTQTQKCINYLVTCLTYSNSCINPFLYTLLTKNYREYLRNRHRNFYRFTSSFRKRGSNLQCSWGRSMSSSNQYDYSSEALGMATLKDK, from the coding sequence atGGAACCCAACgggacggcggcggcggggggcaaCGCctcggcggcggggggcggcggccccgggggcggCCCCCTGCTCATCCCCTCGGCCTTCGGGACGGTGCTGTCGGTGATGTACGTGGCCGGGGTGGCGGGGAACGTCTACACGCTGGTGGTGATGTGCCACTCGGCGCGCTGCGCCGCCCCCATGTACAGCTCCATCGTCAGCCTGGCCCTGGCCGACCTGCTCTACCTCTCCACCATCCCCTTCATCGTCTGCACCTACCTGGCCCAGGACTGGTACTTCGGGGACCTGGGGTGCCGCATCCTGCTCAGCCTGGACCTGCTCACCATGCACGCCAGCATCTTCACCCTCACCCTCATGTGCACCGAGCGCTACCTGGCCGTCACCCGGCCCCTGGACACCCTGAAGCGGTCGCGAGGCTACCGGAAGGTCACGGCTGGGGCCGTCTGGTCCGTCTCGCTGCTCCTGACTCTGCCCATGATGCTGATGGTCACCCTGACCGAGGGGGGCAAGGCAGAGGGCAAGGTGAAGAGGATGTGTGCGCCCACCTGGAGCGTGGATGCCTACCGGACCTACCTGACAGTGCTCTTCAGCACCAGCATCATGGCCCCAGGAATCATCATCGGCTTCCTCTACACGCGCCTGGCCAGGACCTACCTAGAGTCCCAGAGGAACCCCCCCCAcaaggaaaagagcaagaggTCTCCACGGCAGAAGGTCCTCATCATGATTTTCAGCATCGTGCTGGTCTTCTGGGCCTGCTTCCTGCCCTTCTGGATCTGGCAGCTGGTACGGCTCtacagcagctccctgcagctcaccacccaaacccaaaagtgCATTAACTACCTGGTGACCTGCCTGacctacagcaacagctgcATCAACCCCTTCCTCTACACCCTGCTCACCAAAAACTACCGGGAGTACCTGCGCAACCGGCACCGCAACTTCTATAGGTTCACATCCTCCTTTCGCAAGAGGGGCTCCAACCTCCAGTGCTCCTGGGGACGGTCCATGTCCTCCAGCAACCAGTACGACTACAGCTCGGAGGCCCTGGGCATGGCCACGCTGAAGGACaagtga